Within Trichoderma atroviride chromosome 2, complete sequence, the genomic segment ATCGCAGTTGCACTGGCTTGCTGCATTGACCCAGCCGGTCAGTCGGTTGGCAATATCACTAGCATAGCAGTGAGTAGCAATGCCATCCTGAAGGTTGCCAGTGCCGGCGAAAATGGAGCCCGAGTTGTAAATACGAGCAGCTCGGTAATAAGCCGAAACATCGCTTCGGCCAGACTCGTTGATGCAGTTGGCAATGCCATCGCCGTCGTTGGTACCAGCAGTGCCCTCGCTGATCATCTGGTAGATGGTTGCTGAGGGGCAGGGGTTCTGGACAATAAGgttgccattggcatcgaCGTCGTTGCAAGTGGCAGCGCCATTGTGATCTTGCATCAGGCCGGGGTTTCGGACTCCAAAGTTGGAGGTGTTGACACGGACACAGCCGTGAGACTCCTGCATAATGATAGCCAAGATCATACGGTGGTCGACACcagtggcggcagcggccattTGAATACCATCCCAGATAGCACCCTATAATAGTCAATTAGTTTCTGCTTGCCGCTACCATTAAAACGAGGCCTTGACCACATACCACTTCTGGGCCACTGTCATTGGCCTGGGGAGTCGCCAAGTTTTGGCAAGAAGCAAACATCTGGTTCTTGTAGTTGTTGAACATGTTCTCGAAGGAGACCCATCGGCTCTGATCAGGCCAACCGGCGCCAGTGCTTCCATCGCCGAAGTACATGGTGTACTGGTCGACGCCGTCACCAACGCCATCTGTGATGTTGGAGTTATCGAATCGGGCAAGGCCGTTAGTGACTTGCTCTCCCGTGGCTCTCACTCTGAgcttgccgccattggccgcgGGTGCATCAGAAGTCTTGGAAGCCGGAGCCTTGCTGGACTTTGAGGGCATGTAGTTGCCACCGttgggcttcttgggagAGAAATCAACGGTGTCAGGGACGGGCGCGGTAGGGCCTTTGCCAATAGAGGGAGGGTAAGgcgtggccatggcggcgccAAGCAGCAGAGAAGCAACAACAGCCTAAACAAGTTATTAGCTGAGTTCAAGATGCGGTAGATGATTCCTACATACTGATTTGACCATTTTGACTGATTGTTAAGTTTGTGGAGGAGTGTATCAGTTgattgaagctgctgaatagctggcgatgctgatcTTGTTCTTGTGAGAGTGATGAGGATTGAATCGAGGAGCGAGATATCTGCTCATTATATATTCACGACTGTTACTGATGAGCTTCAAAATGCCTATTCGTGAATTTGATTCcaacttcctcttccagcaaaCCTCGTCTCAAGATTATTATTACATTGTTGTAGGGCTTACTTTGTGTTCCGTTTGTCGACAACTGTAAGTTCTTAATCGAGTTAGATGTTTACCAGCGGGCTGGCATATCATCAAGCTTCCAATCTAGGCAATCGTGCAAGGTCCAGTTCTTTAGCTTGTCAAAACTTCGAGATGGGTTTGAAGCTACTACCAATTCAGACACAGTTGTATATTAGGCGCCCGAGAATAGTAAGCTACAACAAGTACCGTTAGAAGGGCGAATCCTCCCATTTTGGGTCGGATAAAAATGTTCCGAAATGCT encodes:
- a CDS encoding uncharacterized protein (EggNog:ENOG41~SECRETED:SignalP(1-17)) translates to MVKSAVVASLLLGAAMATPYPPSIGKGPTAPVPDTVDFSPKKPNGGNYMPSKSSKAPASKTSDAPAANGGKLRVRATGEQVTNGLARFDNSNITDGVGDGVDQYTMYFGDGSTGAGWPDQSRWVSFENMFNNYKNQMFASCQNLATPQANDSGPEVGAIWDGIQMAAAATGVDHRMILAIIMQESHGCVRVNTSNFGVRNPGLMQDHNGAATCNDVDANGNLIVQNPCPSATIYQMISEGTAGTNDGDGIANCINESGRSDVSAYYRAARIYNSGSIFAGTGNLQDGIATHCYASDIANRLTGWVNAASQCNCDNDPSSCGIVTN